The segment AGCATGAAGCCCCATTCCAATTCCTTGTCCTGACAGAGCATCCAATATCCGTTCTGATTCAGGAGCATGGGTTCACCGTTGGAAGTCCGGCTCACGCTCTCGATCTTGTCCAACAAATTTCTGGCCAGATAGTTCAGGATGACCACGCCCTGCTTCTTGCCCAACGAGTCAAAAACAGGAGTACCGAAACGGATCATCGGCTTATAGGGCTGTTCTACCACGCCGCTTTCAACATTGAGATCCAAAGGGGAGACACTGATTCCGGACTTTCCCATGTCCATGGCGTTCTTGAAATAATAACGATCAGACTTATTCTGGAGGCTCTCAAGGGAAACAACACCAGCCATGTCCCCATCGAAATTGACCCGCACCCGTTCCATGCCGCTGGCGTCGATGAATCGAATCTGATCATATACGCCCTTGATCCGGGCCAGATCAATAAATTCCTTCTGAACCTTAACCCGGTCGGCAAACGAATTGGACATCAGAAAATCATCAAGCTCGTTCTGGTTCGACAAAAACAACAGGTCCGCGGTCACGTGATCAAATTCGTTCTCCAGTGCCAGCCCTTGCAATTCCATGAGGCCCCATTCCTTGATCTCCACGTCGTGCAGAAAGGAATCGATCTCAGACCGATAGAAAACGGCCACTAAGCCGCCCAGAACAGACCCAAAAATCAGAAACAAGACGAAAAATAGAGTCATCGCCTTGCGCGTAACTCGTTCGCTGTCCGTCTTCATGTTCATACAGCCATCTCCCATCCGCAGGTGCGTTGGCGCCAATTTTGATCACTGGACCATATTATAGAACACAAATCCGCCACATTGTCACAGTCGCGCAATCTGTTAGTGAATCATATTTTTTTCAGAGGTGTTGAAAAGACAAGTCACTCAGGATTAGATCGCCAAGTCCATACGCTGCTCGGTAAGTGTTATTCCCCCCATCTTGCCAGGCTTTATCTCGGTCAGCTCAAAACCAAAGGATTGATACAGCCGGATGGCGGGTAACAGGGAATCGATGGTCCACAAGAAAATGCCCTTGTAGCCCTGCTCGCGGCTGAAGGTCACGGCCTGATCAACCAGTTTGCGCCCCAACCCGAGCCCCCGAGCCTGCGGGTCCACGATCAGCCAGCGCAGTTGAGCCATCTCGCCCTCACTCTCAACAATACCGATACTGCCAAGCACTTGACCGCTTTGCTCGGCAACCCAAAGACCACTTTTCGGGCTTGCCTTGCGCGCAAACTCGGCCAGTCCAAGTAAGACGTATTTCTCGAATTCCTCGTTGAATCCGTGCGAATCCCGGTAGAGTTCACCGTGACGCTGAACAACCCAGCCCATATCACCAGAGCGGGCGGTGCGCACTACGACCTCGCCCTCGGAACTTGGCCACGCTCCAGCTCCAAGCAGCGCCTCGACCTCGCCCATTGCCTGCGCCAGCCGCTTGCGTCCGGCAGCTCCCAACGACGAAAGCAAGCCCTCGGCCTGCCGGCTGGACATTAAGTCCAGCTCCTTCATCACGCGAAGCCCTTGAGGGGTCAGATTGAGGGGAATGGCCCTGCGCCCAGCGTGGGTTTCCTTCTTCAGCACAAGGCCCTGCCTGCACAGACCGGCAATCACCCGGCTGAGTTGCCCCCGGTCCATGTCCAAAAGCCGCATCAGATCGGCGGATGACAGCCCCGGCTGCTGCCACAGCTCATAGAGAATGCGGGCCTCGACCAGCGTCTGCCCGCTGCCCATTAAACGGGGGCTGAACAATCCAAGTATGCGGGTATAAAATCGGTTGAACCGTCGGAATGCTTCGATCTCTTTCATGATGAGCAGAATAATTCCATTATATTGACTATGTCAACATACAAGAGAAAACCAACCCCGCATGAGCGAGTTCAGGCTCAGCGGGGTTGATAAAAAACGGGCTATGCGCCGTGGCGATTATTTTCGCGCTTCCATTCCGAAACAACGGAACGGA is part of the Desulfovibrio ferrophilus genome and harbors:
- a CDS encoding bifunctional helix-turn-helix transcriptional regulator/GNAT family N-acetyltransferase is translated as MKEIEAFRRFNRFYTRILGLFSPRLMGSGQTLVEARILYELWQQPGLSSADLMRLLDMDRGQLSRVIAGLCRQGLVLKKETHAGRRAIPLNLTPQGLRVMKELDLMSSRQAEGLLSSLGAAGRKRLAQAMGEVEALLGAGAWPSSEGEVVVRTARSGDMGWVVQRHGELYRDSHGFNEEFEKYVLLGLAEFARKASPKSGLWVAEQSGQVLGSIGIVESEGEMAQLRWLIVDPQARGLGLGRKLVDQAVTFSREQGYKGIFLWTIDSLLPAIRLYQSFGFELTEIKPGKMGGITLTEQRMDLAI